Proteins from one Lentimicrobiaceae bacterium genomic window:
- a CDS encoding SPFH domain-containing protein, whose protein sequence is MKTKEEIYSGLKLSGIGMVIANFIFLIGIIVLVANVVNSPILSPGAMVFFLLLSVFLFAVNTLFWFGFMLIEPNEARVLIFFGKYVGTVKQNGFFWVNPLFSKKKLTLRARNLDAEPIKVNDKAGNPIMIGMVVVWKVVDTYKASFEIDNKSMMSSVMGTGVRDSVNDKMRAYENFVQIQSDAALRYVAGLYPYDHLQSEESDELTLRSGGDEMNEILEKQINDRLAIAGIEVIEARVNYIAYAPEIAAVMLRRQQANAIIAAREKIVEGAVGMVQIALKKLSEENVIELDDDKKAAMVSNLMVVLCGEENAQPIVNTGTLYQ, encoded by the coding sequence ATGAAAACAAAAGAAGAAATTTATTCCGGTCTGAAACTATCCGGAATTGGAATGGTTATAGCTAATTTTATCTTCCTAATCGGAATAATAGTATTAGTTGCCAATGTTGTTAACTCACCAATACTAAGCCCTGGTGCAATGGTGTTTTTCCTATTACTATCGGTATTTTTGTTTGCCGTTAACACTTTATTTTGGTTCGGTTTTATGCTTATAGAACCCAACGAAGCGCGCGTGCTCATATTTTTTGGTAAATATGTTGGCACGGTAAAACAAAACGGATTTTTTTGGGTAAATCCTTTATTTAGCAAGAAGAAATTAACCCTAAGAGCCAGAAACTTAGATGCCGAGCCAATCAAGGTTAACGATAAAGCCGGTAACCCAATAATGATAGGAATGGTAGTAGTATGGAAAGTTGTTGACACCTACAAAGCATCGTTTGAAATAGACAACAAATCTATGATGTCGAGCGTAATGGGTACAGGCGTGCGCGACAGTGTAAACGACAAGATGAGAGCTTACGAAAACTTTGTACAAATTCAGAGCGATGCTGCACTACGCTACGTAGCCGGATTGTATCCCTACGACCATCTACAGTCGGAAGAATCGGACGAGCTTACTTTACGTTCGGGTGGCGACGAGATGAACGAAATTCTTGAAAAACAAATTAACGACCGCCTTGCTATTGCCGGAATAGAAGTAATAGAAGCACGCGTAAACTACATTGCTTACGCTCCCGAAATAGCTGCTGTTATGCTACGTCGTCAACAAGCTAACGCAATTATTGCTGCTCGCGAAAAAATTGTAGAAGGTGCTGTAGGAATGGTACAAATAGCTTTGAAAAAACTATCGGAAGAAAATGTTATTGAATTAGACGACGATAAAAAAGCAGCAATGGTAAGCAATTTGATGGTAGTACTATGCGGCGAAGAAAACGCACAACCAATAGTAAATACCGGAACCTTGTATCAGTAA
- a CDS encoding glucose-6-phosphate isomerase: protein MIKLKFEYSYLKDFEHLADIGVIEEEVISKANELLARNGLGNNYLGWIDLPENISDELINDIEQTAEKIRKQSDVVVVIGIGGSYVGARAIIEALKPEYSMPFYKGNKPVILYAGNNLSSGYHKHIIDYVSDKDFSVIVISKSGTTTEPAIAFRIFRDILEKKYGTDGASDRIVAITDKSKGALKTFCNKRNIKTFVIPDDVGGRYSVLTPVGLLPVAIAELDIRKLLHGAKQMQKTCTNNADFVNHPVIEYVAVRNILYRLGKQIEILVSYNPEMRYFVEWWKQLFGESEGKQGEGIYPAGVDFTTDLHSLGQYIQDGQRIIFETIIDVENPKSKVYIPSDEDNLDNMDFVSGKNLNDINKMAMLGSLYAHIDGDVPVVRVVLPELNEETMGELIYFFEFACGVSGYVLGVNPFDQPGVEAYKRNMYALLDKPGYEEEGIRLRSRME from the coding sequence ATGATAAAGTTAAAATTTGAATACAGTTACTTAAAAGATTTTGAGCACTTAGCCGATATTGGTGTTATTGAAGAAGAAGTTATTTCAAAAGCCAATGAATTACTTGCTCGTAATGGCTTAGGCAATAATTATTTGGGATGGATAGACTTGCCCGAAAATATTTCTGACGAGCTAATAAACGACATTGAACAAACAGCCGAAAAAATAAGAAAGCAGTCTGATGTGGTTGTGGTTATTGGCATTGGCGGCTCATATGTTGGAGCAAGAGCTATTATAGAAGCCTTAAAACCCGAATACTCAATGCCTTTCTACAAAGGTAACAAGCCCGTAATTTTATACGCAGGCAATAATCTCAGTTCGGGATACCACAAGCACATTATCGATTACGTGAGCGATAAGGATTTCTCCGTTATTGTAATATCAAAATCTGGAACTACAACCGAGCCTGCTATTGCTTTCAGAATTTTTAGAGATATTTTGGAGAAAAAATATGGTACAGACGGTGCTTCCGACAGGATTGTTGCTATTACCGATAAAAGTAAAGGTGCATTGAAAACTTTTTGCAACAAACGCAACATAAAAACTTTTGTCATTCCTGACGATGTCGGCGGAAGATATTCCGTACTGACTCCCGTTGGCTTGCTTCCTGTTGCAATTGCCGAACTTGATATTCGTAAATTGTTGCACGGTGCCAAACAAATGCAAAAGACTTGCACAAATAACGCCGATTTTGTTAACCATCCTGTTATTGAATACGTTGCTGTAAGGAATATTTTGTACCGATTGGGTAAGCAAATTGAAATACTTGTCAGCTACAACCCCGAAATGCGTTATTTTGTTGAATGGTGGAAACAATTATTTGGCGAAAGCGAAGGAAAACAAGGCGAAGGAATATATCCTGCCGGCGTTGATTTTACTACCGACCTGCATTCGCTTGGTCAGTATATTCAAGACGGACAGCGTATTATTTTTGAAACAATAATTGACGTAGAGAATCCTAAGAGCAAAGTTTATATCCCTTCCGACGAAGATAATTTGGACAACATGGATTTTGTTTCGGGCAAAAACCTAAACGATATAAACAAAATGGCTATGCTTGGCTCGTTGTACGCACACATCGACGGAGATGTACCTGTTGTCAGAGTGGTTTTACCCGAACTTAACGAAGAAACAATGGGTGAACTCATTTACTTTTTTGAGTTTGCTTGCGGCGTAAGCGGATACGTTTTAGGAGTTAATCCTTTCGACCAACCCGGAGTTGAAGCATACAAAAGAAATATGTACGCCCTGCTAGACAAGCCAGGCTACGAAGAAGAAGGAATAAGGCTT
- a CDS encoding HAMP domain-containing sensor histidine kinase encodes MKSKIYKIFIVFIMLLLMGFVGLQLYWINRAQELTKTNFKRNVDDAVNIALLKLESLFIKQYNLCGDNHEVNMPDSSVFNNFHKDALHTSKEIDSTFINNFMIRRQQIRNTIRANILKSHNSIEYNIEQYISVGLIDTLINNELLAKGINIPYYFGVYQAKQNKLVLLNSPDAEKENLVETGFYYPLFTGLGFYNQDLFVIKLENEKKAIFSNLWSMLVLSIIMIFVLIAAFIAIIHIVMKQEKLSVMKNDFINNMTHEFKTPISTIMLTCQVLTDKTINIQPEVHDNYLNIISDESKRLGELSEKILQSSLIEKDTLSMNYREINIHEIISDAIQKISIQIEVRDGTIEQNLAAKNPVIMGDKTYLSNVISNLLDNANKYSPRKPVITVETQNTPTGILISVSDKGMGISKANQKRIFDRLYRVPTGNVHDVKGFGLGLSYVKMIVQKHKGEITVDSEINKGSCFKIYLPFYH; translated from the coding sequence TTGAAAAGCAAGATTTATAAAATATTTATCGTCTTTATAATGCTGCTCCTTATGGGTTTTGTAGGGTTGCAATTATATTGGATTAACAGAGCTCAAGAGCTTACAAAGACGAATTTTAAACGCAATGTAGATGATGCGGTTAATATTGCATTGCTTAAATTAGAATCGCTTTTCATAAAACAATATAATTTGTGTGGCGATAATCACGAAGTGAATATGCCGGACAGTAGTGTCTTCAACAATTTTCATAAAGACGCATTACATACGTCAAAAGAGATAGACTCTACGTTTATCAACAATTTTATGATTCGTCGCCAACAGATACGAAACACCATAAGAGCCAATATTTTAAAAAGCCATAATAGCATAGAATACAACATTGAACAGTATATCAGTGTTGGTCTTATAGACACATTGATAAACAATGAGCTATTGGCAAAGGGTATTAATATCCCGTACTATTTTGGTGTTTACCAAGCCAAACAAAACAAATTGGTATTACTAAACAGTCCCGACGCTGAGAAAGAAAACCTTGTAGAAACAGGTTTTTATTATCCGCTTTTTACAGGGTTAGGATTTTATAATCAGGATTTATTTGTTATAAAATTAGAAAACGAAAAGAAGGCAATTTTCAGCAATCTATGGTCTATGCTTGTTTTGTCGATAATTATGATATTTGTACTGATAGCCGCTTTTATAGCTATAATACATATTGTAATGAAACAAGAAAAGTTGTCGGTTATGAAAAACGATTTCATCAACAATATGACCCATGAGTTTAAAACACCTATATCAACCATAATGCTTACTTGTCAGGTGCTTACCGACAAAACAATAAATATACAACCCGAAGTTCACGATAATTATTTGAATATAATTTCCGACGAAAGCAAAAGGTTAGGCGAGTTATCTGAAAAAATTCTGCAATCTTCGCTTATAGAAAAAGATACACTCAGCATGAATTATAGGGAGATTAACATCCATGAAATAATAAGCGATGCAATCCAGAAAATATCAATACAAATAGAAGTTAGAGACGGCACAATAGAACAAAACCTTGCAGCTAAAAATCCGGTTATAATGGGCGATAAGACATATTTGAGCAATGTGATTAGCAACTTGTTGGATAATGCCAATAAATACTCGCCCCGAAAACCTGTTATTACTGTTGAAACTCAAAATACACCTACAGGAATTTTAATAAGCGTTTCCGACAAAGGTATGGGGATTAGTAAAGCCAATCAGAAAAGGATTTTCGATAGATTGTACAGAGTTCCAACCGGCAATGTTCACGACGTTAAAGGATTCGGATTAGGTTTGAGTTATGTAAAAATGATTGTGCAAAAACATAAGGGAGAAATAACCGTTGATAGCGAAATTAACAAGGGAAGCTGTTTTAAAATATACTTACCGTTTTATCATTAA
- a CDS encoding MFS transporter, whose translation MATKEKLWTASFIYMCIANFFLFFTFYLLLPIMPFYLIEEFDVSKTIVGLVLSSYTIAALIIRPIAAYFLDMINRKPIYLIAYIAFVAVFVGYLYASMLLLFILVRVFHGITFGSVTTASSSLVIDIMPASRRGEGLGYFGTTNNVAMAMGPMLSMLIYETYSAKAVFVFAICTGIVGFIFATLIKCTKEVEKTKNQPLSLDRFFWPKGLYAGICLFLMAFPYASITSYIPIYAEELQLANIGIYFTLLAAGLISVRLFSGKLVDKGYLPAVIKVGTVIGIFAFLLLALIYYLKDSVDIANLRLIFLSSAVFVGFAYGLIFPAYNTLFVNIAPNNKRASATSTYLTSWDLGIGTGLVIGGKISDYLTGMSLTYFVGSMSVVLSLTLFIFIAKPHFLRNKCR comes from the coding sequence ATGGCAACAAAAGAAAAATTGTGGACGGCTAGCTTTATATACATGTGTATAGCTAACTTTTTCCTGTTTTTTACTTTTTATCTGCTCTTGCCTATAATGCCTTTTTACCTTATCGAAGAGTTTGACGTAAGCAAAACAATAGTAGGGTTGGTTTTATCGTCGTACACAATTGCGGCTCTAATCATACGACCTATTGCAGCGTATTTTCTAGACATGATAAACAGAAAACCAATATATCTAATTGCATACATTGCATTTGTAGCTGTTTTTGTAGGATATTTGTACGCTTCAATGTTGCTGTTGTTTATACTTGTAAGGGTTTTTCACGGTATAACTTTTGGTAGCGTTACAACAGCAAGTAGCAGCTTGGTTATAGATATAATGCCTGCATCAAGGCGGGGCGAAGGCTTGGGATATTTTGGAACCACAAACAACGTGGCTATGGCAATGGGACCTATGCTTTCAATGCTTATTTACGAGACTTATTCGGCTAAGGCGGTTTTTGTGTTCGCTATTTGTACCGGAATTGTAGGCTTTATATTTGCTACACTTATAAAATGTACAAAAGAAGTTGAAAAAACTAAAAATCAGCCTTTGTCATTAGACAGATTTTTTTGGCCCAAAGGATTATATGCAGGAATATGCTTGTTTTTAATGGCATTTCCATACGCGTCTATAACGTCCTACATACCCATTTATGCCGAAGAGTTGCAACTTGCAAATATTGGAATTTACTTCACTCTTTTGGCTGCCGGACTTATTTCTGTTCGTTTGTTTTCGGGAAAACTTGTAGACAAAGGGTATTTGCCGGCAGTTATTAAAGTTGGAACCGTTATAGGTATTTTCGCCTTTTTACTATTGGCGCTAATTTACTACTTGAAAGATAGTGTCGATATAGCAAATCTCCGATTAATATTTTTATCATCAGCTGTTTTTGTCGGTTTTGCCTATGGATTGATATTTCCTGCGTACAACACCCTGTTTGTAAATATTGCACCGAACAACAAACGGGCAAGTGCAACTTCAACATACCTTACATCTTGGGATTTGGGAATAGGTACCGGATTGGTTATTGGCGGAAAAATATCCGATTACCTCACAGGAATGTCGCTCACATACTTTGTGGGCTCAATGTCAGTTGTGCTATCATTGACCTTATTCATTTTCATCGCCAAACCGCATTTTTTGAGAAACAAATGTAGGTAG
- a CDS encoding dihydrofolate reductase, with protein sequence MRIKLLFLTLMTLFVLSSCNNKKDVTSGDDFSFFSEKFADLNILRYQVPGFDELTPQQQELIYYLSEATKCGRDILFDQNGKYNLAVRRTLENIYQTYNGEKSGEDWENFVVYLKRIWFSNGIYHHYASDKIMPEFSKEYFNTLVENSDQTLFPVKEGETVADLVKTLEPVMFDPNYLPKGVNLQEGVDIVQTSAVNFYEGITQKEVEKFYDNMEQPDPERPLSLGLNSRVYKENGVIKEDVYKLGGRYSEAIEKIIYWLEKAITVAENEQQKVGFEKLIEYYKTGCLKTWDDYNVIWVQDLESNVDYVNGFIETYGDPFSRKATWEAIVNFKNIEATKRTKIISENAQWFEDNSPIDPRFKKETVKGVSAKVITVAQLGGDCHPSTPIGINLPNADWIRRDYGSKSVTIENITYAYGKAAEGNGFLEEFTHEQDVIKRSKEYGSLAGNVHTDLHECLGHGSGQLLPGTSSEALKNYSSALEETRADLFALYYIMDDKVVELGIIPNKEAAKAEYDSYIRNGLMTQLTRIQPGKDIEQAHMRNRQTIANWSYENGKADNVIEKYIVDGKTYIKINDYDKLRQLFGKLLAEVQRIKSEGDYEAGKNLVETYGIKVDQELHKEVLERYAKLNIAPYSGFINPEIQMVEENGTKKVTISYPDDFATQMLNYSNNYSFLPTW encoded by the coding sequence TATTTGTATTAAGTTCGTGTAACAACAAAAAAGACGTAACCTCCGGCGATGATTTTTCGTTCTTTTCAGAAAAATTTGCCGACCTCAACATTCTTAGATATCAAGTTCCGGGTTTCGATGAGCTGACACCTCAGCAACAAGAACTTATATACTATTTAAGCGAAGCTACAAAATGCGGACGCGACATCCTTTTCGACCAAAACGGTAAGTATAACTTAGCTGTCAGACGCACCTTAGAAAACATTTACCAAACCTACAACGGAGAAAAATCCGGAGAAGATTGGGAAAATTTTGTTGTTTATTTGAAAAGAATTTGGTTTAGCAACGGAATTTACCATCACTACGCCTCAGATAAAATTATGCCCGAATTTTCTAAAGAATACTTCAATACCTTGGTAGAAAATTCAGACCAAACATTATTTCCTGTTAAAGAAGGCGAAACTGTTGCTGACCTCGTTAAAACACTAGAACCTGTAATGTTTGACCCCAACTATCTGCCCAAAGGTGTTAACCTGCAAGAAGGTGTTGATATAGTTCAAACTTCTGCCGTAAACTTCTACGAAGGCATTACACAAAAAGAAGTTGAAAAATTCTACGACAACATGGAGCAGCCCGACCCCGAAAGACCGCTTTCGTTAGGACTAAACTCAAGAGTTTATAAAGAAAACGGAGTGATTAAAGAAGACGTTTATAAACTTGGCGGCAGATATTCGGAAGCAATAGAAAAAATCATTTACTGGTTGGAAAAAGCTATTACCGTTGCCGAAAATGAACAACAAAAAGTCGGTTTTGAAAAACTTATTGAGTACTACAAAACAGGTTGTTTGAAAACTTGGGACGATTACAACGTTATTTGGGTTCAAGACTTAGAAAGCAATGTTGACTATGTAAACGGTTTTATCGAAACTTACGGCGATCCTTTCAGCAGAAAGGCAACATGGGAAGCTATAGTTAATTTCAAAAATATTGAAGCTACTAAAAGAACCAAAATTATAAGCGAAAATGCTCAATGGTTCGAAGATAACTCGCCTATTGATCCTCGCTTTAAAAAAGAAACAGTTAAAGGTGTTTCGGCAAAAGTTATTACTGTTGCTCAACTTGGCGGCGACTGCCACCCATCAACACCTATAGGTATCAACTTGCCCAACGCCGATTGGATTAGAAGAGACTACGGTTCTAAATCAGTAACTATAGAAAACATAACATATGCCTACGGCAAAGCCGCTGAAGGTAACGGATTCCTAGAAGAATTTACTCACGAACAAGACGTTATTAAAAGAAGTAAAGAGTACGGCTCTTTAGCCGGCAATGTTCACACCGACCTACACGAGTGCTTAGGACACGGCTCGGGACAATTGTTACCCGGAACCTCTAGCGAAGCTCTTAAAAACTACTCAAGTGCCTTGGAAGAAACTCGTGCCGACTTGTTCGCTCTTTATTATATAATGGATGACAAAGTTGTTGAATTGGGAATAATTCCGAATAAAGAAGCTGCAAAAGCCGAATACGACTCGTACATCAGAAACGGTTTGATGACTCAGCTTACTCGCATACAGCCCGGTAAAGATATAGAGCAAGCCCACATGCGCAACAGACAAACTATTGCTAACTGGAGCTACGAAAACGGCAAAGCCGATAATGTTATCGAAAAATACATTGTTGATGGAAAAACTTACATTAAAATTAACGACTACGATAAACTTCGCCAGCTATTTGGTAAACTTCTTGCCGAAGTTCAAAGAATTAAATCGGAAGGCGATTATGAAGCAGGTAAAAATTTAGTTGAAACTTACGGTATTAAAGTTGATCAAGAATTGCATAAAGAAGTTTTGGAACGCTACGCAAAACTTAATATAGCTCCATACAGTGGATTTATTAATCCCGAAATTCAGATGGTTGAAGAAAACGGTACCAAAAAGGTAACCATCAGCTATCCCGACGACTTTGCAACTCAAATGCTAAACTATTCAAATAATTATTCTTTCTTACCTACCTGGTAA
- a CDS encoding response regulator transcription factor, giving the protein MLTKRNLTILLAEDDQNLGNILSNYLIAKGFDVQLCTNGQEAIDMFLKTPFNLCILDIMMPKKDGITVAQEIRQFDKKVPILFLTAKSMEEDKLRGFQSGADDYVTKPFSMEELKARMEAILRRSEPDMGKEEGVYEIGKYIFDYNHQTITFEGETQKLTSKESELLNLFCQFKNETLERSFALNRIWQNDSYFNARSMDVYITKLRKILSKDPNVEIINVHGIGFKLTIKE; this is encoded by the coding sequence ATGTTAACAAAAAGAAATTTGACGATTTTATTAGCTGAAGATGACCAAAATTTAGGCAATATTTTGAGTAATTATCTGATAGCAAAAGGATTTGATGTCCAACTTTGTACTAATGGTCAAGAAGCTATTGATATGTTTTTGAAAACACCGTTCAACTTATGCATATTGGATATTATGATGCCAAAAAAAGACGGGATAACAGTAGCACAAGAGATTAGACAATTTGATAAAAAAGTACCTATATTGTTCTTAACGGCTAAATCGATGGAAGAAGACAAACTTAGGGGATTCCAGTCGGGAGCTGATGACTACGTAACCAAACCGTTTAGCATGGAAGAACTTAAGGCAAGAATGGAAGCTATATTAAGGCGTTCGGAACCTGATATGGGTAAAGAAGAAGGTGTTTATGAAATAGGGAAATATATTTTCGACTATAATCATCAGACTATAACCTTTGAAGGCGAAACTCAAAAGCTAACTTCCAAAGAATCGGAGTTGCTGAATTTGTTCTGTCAGTTCAAAAACGAAACCTTAGAACGTAGTTTTGCTCTTAACAGAATTTGGCAAAACGATAGCTACTTTAACGCCAGAAGCATGGACGTGTACATTACCAAACTTCGCAAAATTCTTAGTAAAGACCCGAATGTTGAAATTATTAACGTACACGGTATAGGTTTTAAACTTACGATTAAAGAATAG